A window of the Limanda limanda chromosome 8, fLimLim1.1, whole genome shotgun sequence genome harbors these coding sequences:
- the aplnr2 gene encoding apelin receptor 2, translating to MDTQMSDADFPSASPPPLLYCDYTDWSPSLYIIPSVYLLAFLVGCLGNSLVLWVYLDRAEGRRTRTGGKHQTGVRKFCRSIFFRSRQQSTNTAGRVQHECILQKNKESSGLSSRQNYRPSSDTSNSSSSPPSFPRPSRSLTDSLIASLALADLCFLVTLPLWAVYTAMGYHWPFGQPLCQVSSFLTALNMYASVFSLSMLSVERYWVLTGRRHSSHHAPQSCPSRALWVLGGVWVLAGVLALPGLLLRSVREVEPENEYEDDWQVEPADSVPMFLSCQMDYSMLIGAELDEAEKERAEMWWTAALSLKSTLVGFLLPLVILLVCYCSLAQLLSRHFGRGPRPDRRRQRRLLRVIVTLVLAFFLCWLPLHVNKTVSMLLEFGFVPYSCSLDQILLAAHPYVTCLAYLNSCLNPLLYAACDPSFRKRCRGVILMLCRTKRRGTEGGEGKKDEGEEEKEERGSAFPSRTQEETADRTEEEEVVGEVGVMVAEG from the coding sequence ATGGATACACAAATGTCAGATGCCGATTTCCCCTCTGCAtcgccccctcccctcctctacTGCGACTACACAGACTGGTCTCCCTCCCTCTACATCATCCCGTCCGTCTACCTGCTCGCCTTCCTGGTCGGTTGCCTCGGCAACAGCCTGGTGCTCTGGGTCTACCTGGACCGAGCTGAGGGGAGGAGAACGAGGACCGGAGGTAAACACCAAACCGGGGTTAGAAAGTTCTGCCGCAGCATCTTCTTCAGAAGCCGTCAACAGAGCACTAACACAGCAGGCAGAGTTCAGCATGAGTGTATTctccagaaaaacaaagaaagcagTGGATTATCCTCAAGGCAAAACTACAGACCCTCGTCGGAcacctccaactcctcctcctctcctccctccttccctcgtCCGTCTCGCTCGCTGACAGACTCTCTGATTGCCAGCTTAGCTCTAGCTGACCTTTGCTTCCTTGTGACTCTCCCTCTGTGGGCCGTCTACACAGCTATGGGCTACCACTGGCCCTTTGGGCAACCCCTCTGCCAAGTCAGCAGCTTCCTCACTGCTCTCAACATGTATGCCAGCGTGTTCAGCCTGAGCATGCTCAGTGTGGAGCGGTACTGGGTCCTAACTGGACGCAGACACTCCAGCCACCATGCCCCACAGAGCTGCCCCAGCAGGGCATTGTGGGTCCTCGGTGGGGTGTGGGTGCTGGCTGGGGTGTTGGCACTTCCGGGTTTGCTGCTGCGCTCCGTCAGAGAGGTGGAGCCTGAAAACGAATATGAGGATGATTGGCAGGTAGAGCCGGCTGACTCTGTACCCATGTTCCTCTCCTGCCAGATGGATTACTCCATGCTGATTGGAGCAGAGCTGGACgaggcagaaaaagagagggCAGAGATGTGGTGGACCGCTGCCTTGAGTCTTAAATCCACTCTAGTTGGCTTCCTGCTCCCTCTTGTCATCCTACTGGTCTGCTACTGCTCACTGGCCCAGCTCCTCAGCAGACATTTTGGACGGGGCCCTCGTCCTGACCGCAGACGGCAGCGCAGACTTCTCAGGGTCATCGTCACGTTAGTGCTGGCTTTCTTCCTGTGCTGGCTGCCTCTGCATGTGAATAAAACAGTATCCATGCTTCTGGAGTTTGGTTTTGTCCCCTACTCCTGCTCTTTAGATCAGATTCTGCTGGCTGCACACCCCTATGTCACCTGTTTAGCTTACCTCAACTCCTGCCTGAACCCTCTCCTCTATGCCGCCTGCGACCCCTCATTCAGGAAGAGATGCAGAGGAGTCATTCTCATGTTGTGCAGGACgaagagaagaggaacagagggaggggagggaaaaaaggatgaaggagaggaggagaaagaggagaggggcTCAGCTTTCCCTTCCAgaacacaggaggagacagcggacaggacagaggaggaggaggtggtgggggaggTGGGTGTCATGGTGGCCGAAGGGTGA